Within the Lycium ferocissimum isolate CSIRO_LF1 unplaced genomic scaffold, AGI_CSIRO_Lferr_CH_V1 ctg10211, whole genome shotgun sequence genome, the region ctctatctcatatcccaaaataacttgtccttaaacttatctcatttcgcttaaaaatattccaacgtacaaaaatacgggatataacaaattcctacatatatatatatatatatatatatatatatatatatatttaacttttcATGTAAACTTTAAGAATGCCTTTAAAAGTGCGCCCCATAAAAGATAACTAAAAGTATTCCCCGATAAGGCATAAGTTTTCCTTAAGCGCATAACAAAAGTTTGCctttataaggcaaagtttaaatttgttATGTTCCTTCCtagcagacttttagttatgtttaactaaaagtcacgggaggcagactttgccttatatatatatatatatatatatatttttgttttttacttttcaaggtaaacttttagttatgcctttaactaaaaagtatgccccaaagacataactaaaagtatgcccataagtgcggaacttttccttaagcgcataacttaaactttgccttataaggcaaagtctatgccttaaggaaagttCACTTAtgggcataattttgttatgccttaactaaaatttcgccccataaggcataactaaactatgtcttaggaaAAATTTCGCTTTACAAGgtatttttagttatgccttctGATCCTAAGataactttagcttttccttaaagattgtaCGGATCCGCATACGCCCTCGCCCCGCTCAtgcgaaaatatttttttatttttatgcttcgagcgggagttcgaacccgTAACTTCTCGTACTCGCCCACCTTCCAAGCTTGTGGcacaacttaaagaccacaaatataaggtgtaaaatttaaagactacaAATTGCGGGCAAagtttaaagaccaccccaaaagttAGTGGCAATCCAAGCAAAAATGATATAAGTTAGTCTAAGGATTATAATCCTCAGAATAACTTACTTCGCGAACCAAATGACCCTAAAGGTGTAAGAAATATATCACTTATCAAATGTTTAATACTTTATTGTTTATCATTAAATTAGACTTTGGTACCATGATTTTTCGCTTTCGTTATTTCATTCCCATACTACTTTGAGTTGCTTTCATTCTCATACTACTTTGAAATGCTTGTCttatctaactttttttttcacgcTTCTcggtttatgttattttttcaaaaaaacaacCTCCATCCTTTCGGCGCAGTAGTCGTTAACGGTCACAGATTCTTACCCTCCCGGTGCCCTACATTTATGATTTAATcgtagtgttgttgttgtattaaattAGACTTTTGTTCAAATCCATTTCAACTTCcagttatttcaaattttcttttgggTACGTTTATTTTCAAACTGTCACTTAAGAATTACATCATTATtagatattttatttcttaagtAAAGTGATAACaaactttattatattgttattaaaatattttatttcttgagTAAAGTAATAACAAACTTTAGTATATCATATTAGGATTAAGAATACTATATGTAAATTTTGTTGTTTAAATAATGTTCAactttttttcataattatttACTATAAACTTTAGTATtttaatatatgaaatgtgtTATTTTAATTCGCTTCAATTTGTGGCTAAAACTACTAAAATTGCACGTCAAATTAATAAAGCGTCGTATGACACGAGCCATTTATCTAATTTTTTATTAGTACTAGTTATCTGTAGTTAATTACTTACTATATGCTTTATAAGTAAGTAGTAACTAACTAAAATCTTGCAAGGAGATGGCTCTAATCCCATATGTTATGGTAACacgattattattattatgcatttTACACCCCACTACAAACAGTATAGGCGGGTATCCTCGAAAATTGAAATTCCTGGAAAAGCAAAACTGAGAACAATGTGGGAAGAAGAAGCAAAGGGTATAAGAAAGGATGAAGAAGAAGCACTGTTGGATCTCGTTGAACAACGTACTAAAGAAGTTGAAAACCTTCGAAGAAGACTCTCTTATTACACTTCTCAGGTTTATCTGCTTTTATTAATGTCCTTTTCAACTTTAATAATGGATGAAAGTTAAAGCTTTAAAGTTTCCTACTTGGTTTACTATGGGGACCGCTTTGTCCTATctactttgatttttttttttttttttttttgttggtttgaatgAACTTTACTGTATTGTCTGTGGATATGTTTAAGGGTTTTTTTTCCTGTCCCATTTTGCAATTCTTGAGAACTCGGTGGTAAAGTCTTAGTTTTAATGGAATGGAACCTTCAACAAGTCTTAGGCTTACTGGATTCTTGAtagattatttatatatatggaatgaattttttaatataaatatagggTTTGAGCCAAAGCTAGTGTGTTTTGccgaaacaacaacaataacatacccagtgtagtctcacaagtggggtttccacaagtggggtttggggagagTAAGATGTACGCAggccttacctctacctttgttTTGTCGAAAGAGTAGCTAAAATTGTGCCTCCACCCCTGCAACCAGTGAGGTTGTGTTTCAAGTCACGAAAGGGAGAAAAAGTGAGAGAAAACCCCCGTTGATTCCTACGAGTTATCGGGATGGTTATTGTATACTCCCTTCGTTTACTTGTTACTTGTCCAGTTTAAACTTTGCACATCCTTTTAGAAATAATAATTGATATAGGTATATTACCACTATACCCAAATTAATTGATGTTTAGTCTTAGGTCTTGAGAAATGATTTGGGGAATAagtaattaatgctaagggtaaaacatgaaaaaaaatatgttctttcatatgctaaaagtgacaagtaaaagtgaaaatgtatttttagtatagtggacaaataaaagtgaacggagggagtacaataTTGGTCATCTTACAcacattaaaaatatttatgaaatcTGAAAAGAAGTTGCTTCCTGGGGTTCCAATCTCCAAAATCAATGCTTTGTCCCAAAAGCCTTcaaatttcctttttagaaTAATGAACTTCAATGTCTATGTGTTATAGGAGCTTTTTGGTTTTGTGTGCAcgcgtgtgtgtatatgtatgtacacgtaCAAAAGGTGTCTGCCCTACTATACCATTCTTGATAAGCCTTTGATCAAATCTTTGTCTTAATTGAGAGGTTTCTCCACCTTCAACCATGAGGTTGAGGGTTCAGTCAGCAAGGcttaaaaaatgagaaaaagctACTGTTGGCCCGTAGGAGTTATTTTGGTTTGCTACCATAAAATATATGCCATCTTCTTGTTTAATGAATGAGGTTCAATTTTAAGAGAACTCAAAGCAGATGCTTCAGCAAGAATGACACAAGTCCCTGGTATTGGGAATGCTGTTAAGTGGACCATCAGGGGCTGTCAAGTGGATGTGGATTCAAACCAGGCAAGAATTTACCTGAACCACTTTGAAATAAGTATCCTGTATCTATGTAATTTGGCCTGCCCCAAGATTCCAAGGATGACCGAAACTTCTATCTTGAAGGGCCGCATGATTTTGTTTCTTTGAAGGACACTCTTCTTTATATACACAATTTGatgtatgaaattggaagaGGAACTACTTTTTTAAGTCTAGGATTGGGACTAGTAATTGTTATTTTCTCCGATGAGTCAGCTCTATTCCCCGACTTGAGGGCGGAAACCGGCTTATCTCAGGTTACGGGTAGTTCCAAGTTGGAAGGGAGGGGAGGTTCATTTTCTGATAATCAATAAGTAGCTTAGGCTTTGATAGACTTGCAATAGTGATTCTTACCATCAATCTTGGAGACCTCTATGCAATGTGGCTATATCCGGATCAATCAAAATCAGTTCACGTATGTCAGTATAATCAGAAAGAGGCTAATTGCTGTGTTTTTTACGTTTTGTTTTTTTCTCGTTCTTTTTGTTTTGGGGagtaattttacatgtttatgGTACACTATCTCTCAATAACAAGTAGTCTAGTGAAGATAGGTTCCTTGAGAATCCTAAAAACTCAACGTGCTTTCTCCTTTCTTCCAGACTAGAAGGATTTTGAGTTCAATTAAGATCACATTCAGTGGCTGCAAGAGCCTCCATGGGTGATTCTGCAATGGTCTCGATGTTCAAATAGATGACACGGAGATATTATCATGTGGCCTATTGcaatttatattcaaatttcGACATTCTGTGGTCTTCAAGTGGAATATGAGCTTGCTGTTCAGTTGTTTATGTTCGTAATGTTTGTGCCGAGGCTTTATACATGAATGCCAATTGTGTGACTtgtctttctttcaatttcttgaCATTTGCAAGTTTTCTATATGTTATGGATACTTCATATTGTTCTGATTCCCTGGCAAAAGGAGGATATTTGAATGCCCAATTTTATGAGTAATAAGCTTCAAATCTTTGCCTGGGACAACAGATCTATGTGTTAAACTCTCTGTAGTGTAACATAATTCCTTCGTCTTGTAGATTACATATCTATTAAATTTCACAGGGACGATTATGTATCTCTTAAACTCATACACATCTCGGGACTTACACCGGAATCATTTTACTCAACGAGATGATGTCTGTTGATTGTTGGCTATTACTTGGCGGATGCTTTACCATCTAATTTAATAAGTAATTGGAGAAAGACCGGGAATAAAAAGACCGTTATTccaattacatttttttttttgagttaaaaaaaaaaaatcacaaaaaaatatgTAGTTGGAATAACGGTCTTTTTATTCCCGGTCTTTCTCTTAATTTGGGACCATAACTTATATTTCCCATCTCCCCTTCTTTGGAATGAATTACAGCTTGATCAATCAGAAAAGAAGTTAGAGGAGACACAACAGAAACTTGCTCACCTCCGGGGCCGGGCCAATGTGGCAACATCCACAAGCTCTCATGGGAATGATTTGAATCCAGTGAAAGTTGAAAGAAGATCCATGAGTCCTATTGTTATAAGTGATGATTCTTCTGAAAACCTATCTGAGTGTAAACCTAAACCTGACAAAGACAACATTTTGCCACTCAGGGAATATTCAaaacttgataaaaaaataGCAAGCCCTTTTCAGAAAAACAATGATAATTCCAGTAAGGTACCCCGGGCAAAACCACTACTTATCATTCCTGACGTGAGACCGAAGGTTTCTCAGCCTTTGAAGATGGTAGAATTTGGTCCCGTCCCTTGTGGTTCTGATTCTTGTGCTGGAGGGTcaggtttttctttttgtaacaCTCGTATTGTAAGTTCAAAAGCAGATAAGAGCGCGAAAACCCCTCCTGACATCGGAGCTGCTGAGATTCAACTTAAAGGAACCAAAAGGAAGTTTGGTAAGACTTTATTTGTTACATTTGATCTTTTGATACTAGCATGTGCTAATATGCAGTCCGACGTAATATGCAAATGcttttttcatatgaaaagtaCCATTTGACGTGCTTGTTtctcatcttttctttttgtgaaTACAGAACAGAAAGAGCATAAAGAGCTGATTCCATTGATAGGTAGATCTTCTTCAGCTAGCAAGATCAACTGCCAGACATGCAGTGTCATACCTAGTCAACACAAGCGAAAGATGAGAACTATTGTCTTGTGCCCTACTAATGATCAACTTTTTGCGAGCAGGTAGATTAAAAGCTTATGCACTCTTTATAAACGACAATTGTGATTGTGGATACATTTCTTTCGTTGCTTGTACACTTTTTAATGAATTATGGATGGACTAGCTATAGAACAGAGCATGTCCCTTTCCCCTCTTTCTCACTCCCTCTCTCTATTCCGAAGTTTTTGGAGCAATGTGTAACAGTTTCCAGCAATAGCAGGAAAGCAAGATTTCATCATGTATGTAATGGCTTTAATCTAGTTAAGAGATCCCAGACTGATGCGACATGATCAGATCTTCTGGTCAATCTGAGGATGTTCGTATCCGAGCAAAATTAAATTCGTATTCGTAAATTACATACTGCAATTGGTCATTTTAGAtgataataagttaaatttgcCTAGGAAATGATTTGATGGGCTGTTTCCTACTTTCCTTGATGTAATGCTGCACTGTACTTGCTTTCTTTTGAGAACAGCCTGTTACTCATGTTTCTCAGTCTTTCTCATACAATTTTCAAACTTCAGCATCAAATGCGACAATTCAgtgaatatatttttatttgtgtaGAAATGCTCACCCTGAGTTCCTTTAACATGCAGTGCACTGGATGGGGTTGTCAACTTGTGGCAGGTGCAGGACAGAGGGTATgtcaaatttctaaaattcaaCTTCCAGAGCTGCATCTATGTCTTTTTCCTTTGTTTGACCCACTTTATAAgcaattaattttgaaaatgtcAATTCATTTTCCATTTGTACTACCAAATGCTTGTATTTTGATGGTCGGTCACTTTGGTAATCAGGTCGAATGCCAATCTTCTCAGTAGCACTGATTGCCTTTCGCGCGAGTGTAGAAAGTGGCCAGAAGACGTAGCCTGGAATCCAGAAGGCAGCAGTCTTTTTTCTGTCTACAGCGCTGATGGTGGGAATTCACAAATTTCAATACTGAATCTTAACAAGGGAAAAGAGGTATTTCTAGGAAatttgttgatgaaattatatGGCAAATGTCATTTGACTAGAAAATCTGTCTGATTGAAGTATGTGTACATGGAGATGACATGTTAAATCCTGTTTACTTCTAATCTTTATCTATATGCATAGGTGGTGTATGGAAATGCATTTCTTAATGGTTTAATAGATGAAGGGACAAATAAGACGCAGAACCAAGATTTTGCTGAGCGAGAGCTTGTAGGAAAATCTGAAAAGGAACTCTTCTAATTCCTTAAATTAGGGTGCATAAGCTGGTTATCAAggtttctttttttggtaactaacttTTGTATTAATCACCAAGTAAGCTTTACAAATTGGTTATCAAGGTTTCACTTAGGAAGTACTTAGCCATCAAATATTGAGGTCCTGCTCGTAGTAACTAGTAAGATGTGTAGAAAAGGTTATGTGGTGTATTTGGTAAGAAAGTGCCATGTCAAATGTTTCAAGATCAATCTCTTTTGACTTTAGAGCACCATTTATGGTTTGGCAATTATCAcgtcatgtgtgtgtgtgagggtATTGGCTTAATTTGTCGTATTCACTTGACTGTTCTACATCACAATTGGAGATCTATTTTGTTTACCTTGAGGATATCTTGTACTCTTCTCGGAGGGAGGGAGTGACGGAGGGGCTAGTTTTTTGCTGATTGATGATTACTCATTCATCTGTGCTACTAGTAAAGTCAACGATGTAGAATAACTACCTAATCTCTTTCCTATGAGTCGAAACCTGTGACTTGATTTTGTTCTCACTACTAACTATAAAATCCTTGAGCTACACGTATAAACTGCTTTTGTTACTGCTTTTGTTTTTCTGCTACACTCTATACTATTGAATGCTCAATGAGTATGTACAGCTTTTAGAACATTTTTAGTCGcactttataatattttatggaATCTCATTAAgcgaaataaaagaaatttggAAGGAGATAATTGGCTAAAGAGTTGGAGAATGGTGTCCGTGGAGTAAACTATTCTTTTTCCATGTTGACTGACCAGTTTTGCCTTATGATGGACGTGGTTTATAGTAGTAGAGAACAGGGGTTAAATCACGATTTAAAATCTTAGGAAAGACTGTTGAGATTACTATAAGGTTCAGTGATCTATGTCTTCCTCTTGCACGATTTTGCCttggaaaattgtatgaacATACAGAGCCAGCAGTACAGTTCTATTTTTAGACTTTAGTTGAAAAGTAGACATCCAAAAGGGGTATAGCATGTCCTTTGTCAACTATATAAGTACATAGAAATCCTCTGAGATCTCTTCCCTCCACTGAAGGTAAAAAACCATGGAAACTCATCAGGTACACCTGATATTTATATGCCGCTCTTCCAGCCTAAACTCTAGGAACTATAGGTGAATTGTTTTTCTTGCCATTGTCATTATCAGAATCAACATACTAAGCCTTACGCCTGGTTATGTTGCGTTTGATTGTGTCTCTTGCATACTCTATTGTGTCAAAGGACTCTTGGATTTTATTTCTCCTCTGCTCTCATATCCTGGTGTATTAACAGAACATGCGAGTAAATTTCTTGGAGGAGAAGCCCCATGTCAGAGGgatcattaacaacatagagtTCATGCCATGGGAGGAGGAACGTTTTGTTACTGGTGGTAGTGATCATGCAGTTGTCTTGTGGACCGATAAAGATGGAGAACATTCATGGAAGAGTAAAGAGTTGCATAGCCGGCATTCTTCTGCTGTAATGGGAGTTGCCGGTTTGCAGCATAAGAAAGTTGTGATGTCTGCTGGTGCCGATAAGCGTATATTTGGATTTGATTTACCAGCTCAGAGAATAGATTTCAAGCATCAACTAGAAAGTAAATGCATGAGTGTTCTGCCTAATCCACGTGACTTGAATCTGTTTATGGTTCAGACAGGGTAAGTTTCCACTGTGGTCATTCTATGATGTGCATATTTCCTTATGTAGATATTTCTTTTACATGTTAATGGTTTTTCTTGCTATTTCCCATTCCCTTGACCTCCAAAGAAGCCAATGTGTTGTGTTTTTGCgtcatcttttttgttttactttttttgtcaaaatgttGTATGTGCAATGTCAGAAATGACGGGAAATTGCACAACttgtaatttctttttatgGCACTGGCTCAGTGCAATGTTACCAACTAGTTGgaataaatatttagttttAATGGTACACTT harbors:
- the LOC132041445 gene encoding uncharacterized protein LOC132041445 gives rise to the protein MWEEEAKGIRKDEEEALLDLVEQRTKEVENLRRRLSYYTSQLDQSEKKLEETQQKLAHLRGRANVATSTSSHGNDLNPVKVERRSMSPIVISDDSSENLSECKPKPDKDNILPLREYSKLDKKIASPFQKNNDNSSKVPRAKPLLIIPDVRPKVSQPLKMVEFGPVPCGSDSCAGGSGFSFCNTRIVSSKADKSAKTPPDIGAAEIQLKGTKRKFEQKEHKELIPLIGRSSSASKINCQTCSVIPSQHKRKMRTIVLCPTNDQLFASSALDGVVNLWQVQDRGSNANLLSSTDCLSRECRKWPEDVAWNPEGSSLFSVYSADGGNSQISILNLNKGKENMRVNFLEEKPHVRGIINNIEFMPWEEERFVTGGSDHAVVLWTDKDGEHSWKSKELHSRHSSAVMGVAGLQHKKVVMSAGADKRIFGFDLPAQRIDFKHQLESKCMSVLPNPRDLNLFMVQTGTLEKQLRLFDFRSRQAEVHLFGWKQESSDSHSALISQAWSPDGLYISSGSVDPVIHIFDIRYNSKVPSQSIRPHHKRVFKAVWHHVFPLLISISSDSNIGLHKIV